From one Equus asinus isolate D_3611 breed Donkey chromosome 5, EquAss-T2T_v2, whole genome shotgun sequence genomic stretch:
- the TMEM53 gene encoding transmembrane protein 53 isoform X1, translated as MASAELDYTIEIPDQPCRSQENSPNRGGKEAGTRQPLVILLGWGGCADKNLAKYSAIYHERGCIVIRYTAPWHMVFFSESLGIPSLRVLAQKLLEVLFDYEIEKEPLLFHVFSNAGAMLYRYVLELLQTHRRFCHLRVVGTIFDSGPGDSNLVGALRALATILEHRPAVLRLLLLVAFALVAVLFHVLLAPLTALFHTHFYDRLLDTASGWPELYLYSRADEVVLARDVERMVEARLAQQVLVRSVDFVSSAHVSHLRDYPTYYTNLCVNFMRSCVHC; from the exons AGAACAGCCCCAACCGAGGTGGGAAGGAGGCGGGGACTCGACAGCCTCTGGTGATTCTCTTGGGCTGGGGTGGCTGCGCTGACAAGAACCTTGCCAAGTACAGCGCCATCTACCATGAAAGG ggctGCATCGTGATCCGATACACAGCCCCATGGCACATGGTCTTCTTCTCCGAGTCCCTGGGCATCCCTTCGCTTCGTGTTTTGGCCCAGAAGCTACTTGAGGTACTCTTTGATTACGAGATTGAGAAGGAGCCCCTGCTCTTCCACGTCTTCAGCAACGCCGGTGCCATGCTGTACCGATATGTGCTGGAGCTCCTGCAGACCCATCGGCGCTTCTGCCACCTGCGTGTGGTAGGCACCATCTTTGACAGCGGTCCTGGTGATAGCAACCTGGTGGGGGCTCTGCGGGCCCTGGCAACCATCCTGGAGCACCGGCCTGCTGTGCTGCGCCTCCTGCTCCTGGTGGCCTTCGCCCTGGTAGCAGTCCTATTCCATGTCCTGCTTGCTCCACTCACTGCCCTCTTCCACACCCACTTCTATGACAGGCTCCTTGACACAGCCTCTGGCTGGCCTGAGCTCTACCTCTACTCGAGGGCGGATGAAGTGGTCCTGGCCAGGGACGTGGAACGCATGGTGGAGGCCCGCCTGGCACAACAGGTCCTGGTGCGCTCTGTGGACTTTGTGTCATCAGCACATGTCAGCCACCTCCGCGACTACCCTACTTACTACACCAACCTCTGTGTCAATTTCATGCGCAGCTGTGTCCACTGCTGA
- the TMEM53 gene encoding transmembrane protein 53 isoform X2: MVFFSESLGIPSLRVLAQKLLEVLFDYEIEKEPLLFHVFSNAGAMLYRYVLELLQTHRRFCHLRVVGTIFDSGPGDSNLVGALRALATILEHRPAVLRLLLLVAFALVAVLFHVLLAPLTALFHTHFYDRLLDTASGWPELYLYSRADEVVLARDVERMVEARLAQQVLVRSVDFVSSAHVSHLRDYPTYYTNLCVNFMRSCVHC, from the coding sequence ATGGTCTTCTTCTCCGAGTCCCTGGGCATCCCTTCGCTTCGTGTTTTGGCCCAGAAGCTACTTGAGGTACTCTTTGATTACGAGATTGAGAAGGAGCCCCTGCTCTTCCACGTCTTCAGCAACGCCGGTGCCATGCTGTACCGATATGTGCTGGAGCTCCTGCAGACCCATCGGCGCTTCTGCCACCTGCGTGTGGTAGGCACCATCTTTGACAGCGGTCCTGGTGATAGCAACCTGGTGGGGGCTCTGCGGGCCCTGGCAACCATCCTGGAGCACCGGCCTGCTGTGCTGCGCCTCCTGCTCCTGGTGGCCTTCGCCCTGGTAGCAGTCCTATTCCATGTCCTGCTTGCTCCACTCACTGCCCTCTTCCACACCCACTTCTATGACAGGCTCCTTGACACAGCCTCTGGCTGGCCTGAGCTCTACCTCTACTCGAGGGCGGATGAAGTGGTCCTGGCCAGGGACGTGGAACGCATGGTGGAGGCCCGCCTGGCACAACAGGTCCTGGTGCGCTCTGTGGACTTTGTGTCATCAGCACATGTCAGCCACCTCCGCGACTACCCTACTTACTACACCAACCTCTGTGTCAATTTCATGCGCAGCTGTGTCCACTGCTGA
- the RNF220 gene encoding E3 ubiquitin-protein ligase RNF220 isoform X5 produces the protein MPRARSGRRSRGAGGREETFLRVRANRQTRLNARIGKMKRRKQDEGQVCPLCNRPLAGSEQEMSRHVEHCLSKREGSCMAEDDAVDIEHENSNRFEEYEWCGQKRIRATTLLEGGFRGSGFVMCSGKENPDSDADLDVDGDDTLEYGKPQYTEADVIPCTGEEPGEAKEREALRGAVLNGGPPSTRITPEFSKWASDEMPSTSNGESSKQEAMQKTCKNSDIEKITEDSAVTTFEALKARVRELERQLSRGDRYKCLICMDSYSMPLTSIQCWHVHCEECWLRTLGAKKLCPQCNTITAPGDLRRIYL, from the exons ATGCCGAGGGCCCGGAGCGGCCGGCGGAGCAGGGGGGCCGGCGGGAGGGAGGAA ACCTTCCTGCGAGTGCGAGCCAACCGGCAGACCCGACTGAATG CTCGGATTGGGAAAATGAAACGGAGGAAGCAAGATGAAGGGCAGGTATGTCCCCTGTGCAACCGCCCCCTGGCAGGATCGGAGCAGGAGATGAGTAGGCATGTGGAGCATTGCCTTTCTAAG AGGGAAGGTTCCTGCATGGCTGAGGATGATGCCGTGGACATCGAGCATGAGAACAGCAACCGCTTTGAGGAGTATGAGTGGTGCGGGCAGAAGCGGATACGGGCCACCACTCTCCTGGAAGGTGGTTTCCGAG GCTCTGGCTTCGTCATGTGCAGCGGCAAAGAAAATCCGGACAGTGATGCTGACTTGGATGTGGATGGGGATGACACTCTGGAGTATGGGAAGCCACA ATACACGGAGGCTGACGTCATCCCCTGCACAGGCGAGGAGCCTGgtgaagccaaggagagagaggcaCTCCGGGGCGCAGTTCTAAA TGGCGGCCCTCCCAGCACACGCATCACACCTGAGTTCTCTAAATGGGCCAGTGATG AGATGCCATCTACCAGCAACGGTGAGAGCAGCAAGCAGGAGGCCATGCAGAAGACCTGCAAGAATAGCGACATCGAGAA AATCACCGAGGATTCAGCTGTGACCACGTTTGAGGCCCTGAAGGCTCGGGTCAGGGAACTTGAACGGCAGCTATCCCGTGGGGACCGTTACAAATGCCTCATCTGCATG GACTCATACTCGATGCCCCTAACGTCCATCCAGTGTTGGCATGTGCACTGCGAGGAGTGCTGGCTACGGACCCTG GGTGCCAAGAAGCTCTGCCCTCAGTGCAACACCATCACAGCGCCCGGAGACCTGCGGAGAATCTACTTGTGA